In Pongo abelii isolate AG06213 chromosome X, NHGRI_mPonAbe1-v2.0_pri, whole genome shotgun sequence, one DNA window encodes the following:
- the LOC103889115 gene encoding uncharacterized protein AH6.3-like, with protein MAKETHTPVKPKENMKQPIISTKKPTPRTKEKKEKKNSSQQKTNKNGKVEKKIIKVKKPLQRNSRKKTQSPPSFSKKPRITMRPTIFVCHHKQNKTQQKNQKSKHKRQQKIKIRRASPEAAGKSKPSQVTISAASKCRAWIRNVQLATATLGNHQSHKGQI; from the exons ATGGCTAAGGAGACCCACACACCAGTGAAGCctaaagaaaatatgaaacaacCAATTATAAGCACGAAAAAGCCAACCCCAAGAAccaaagagaagaaggaaaagaagaactcTTCTCAACAAAAGACCAACAAAAATGGCAAG GTGGAGAAGAAAATCATAAAGGTAAAAAAACCCCTTCAAaggaattcaagaaaaaaaactcaATCACCTCCTTCCTTCTCCAAAAAGCCTAGGATAACAATGAGACCAACAATATTTGTGTGTCACCACAAGCAGAataagacacaacaaaaaaatcagaagagcAAGCAcaaaagacaacagaaaataaaaatcagaagagCAAGCCCAGAAGCCGCTGGCAAAAGCAAACCATCCCAAGTAACCATCTCTGCTGCCAGTAAATGCAGAGCGTGGATCAGAAACGTACAACTAGCAACAGCAACTCTGGGGAATCACCAATCACATAAAGGCCAAATCTGA